The proteins below come from a single Pleuronectes platessa chromosome 3, fPlePla1.1, whole genome shotgun sequence genomic window:
- the LOC128436558 gene encoding transmembrane channel-like protein 7 isoform X1 yields the protein MEVDSVFYTDRSGRVASNPLLDQLPSYQSLLYRRKSSTSTNKRKGSTRTRLSSSGSGKWGGSTVRRQDEKQKAQTEQRPIRELAKTMVEKRRNKTQQLEEARDLSSWRQWKQNTRRNLRKLRDDAKDWLSSLQLWRGDIHMIEGMFGTGILSYFSFLRFLVMLNLIIFLLMFGFVMLPIIIASHSSGNTTYNQNDGSVCSVYPSSARRGLVIYHEHITDLLSGGGFLEQTYLFYGYYKVDKIFFSNATYNLPLAYLLATIAYLFLSLIWIVKRSATGFKRSLVSDEDRFQSFCNKIFAGWDFCITNENAARLKRSSLLYELRTDLEEERIKQKIADRTRKEKCRIYLIRLILNLFVIGVLAGCFYSIYVATIFSQEAQAKYAKGNFIVDLIYEYLPSIVITLANFITPLLFSVIINFEDYSPAFEIRFTLMRCVFMRLTSIGVLLFSLWSQITKCGDDPCICGYNHVLYSCWETRVGQEMYKLTIFDFIIIVAVTIFVEFPRKLIVNHWECGLTKWWGQQEFAIPQNVLEIVYGQTICWIGTFYCPMLPAICTIKYFFIFYIKKVSLINNCRPATRPFRASRSYFFFLGVLLIGLALACLPVAVSVAQINCSQACGPFVNYTTSWEVLTTTVYELPDGVRTLLLTLSSEAFAVSFFVVTCLAMFYVIALAGAHKRVINQLREQLVMEGRDKRFLIQKLCQAQRIPSVKSPVSNSRHRSSSSSSPSYHTSFSNNFNEALFLANSPPDSSTHV from the exons ATGGAGGTCGACTCGG TGTTCTACACCGATCGTAGCGGAAGAGTCGCCAGTAACCCACTGCTGGACCAGCTCCCCAGCTACCAGTCCCTGTTGTACCGCAGGAAGTCCTCAACCAGTACGAACAAGCGGAAGGGCAGCACTAGAACTCGGCTCAGCTCCTCTGGTAGCGGCAAATGGGGCGGGAGCACGGTCAGAAGACAGGATGAGAAGCAGAAGGCACAGACGGAGCAGAGACCTATCAGGGAACTGGCCAAGACCATGGTTGAGAAACGTAGAAACAA GacgcagcagctggaggaggctcGAGATCTCAGCAGCTGGAGACAGTGGAAGCAAAACACCCGCAGGAATCTGAGGAAGCTGAGGGATGATGCCAAAGACTGGCTGAGctccctgcagctctggaggggAGACATCCACATGATAGAGG GGATGTTCGGCACTGGGATCTTGTCTTACTTCTCCTTCCTGCGCTTCCTGGTCATGCTCAACTTGATCATCTTTCTGCTCATGTTCGGCTTTGTAATGTTGCCCATTATCATCGCCTCCCATTCGTCAGGGAACACCACCTACAACCAGAATGATG GCAGTGTGTGCAGCGTGTATCCAAGCAGTGCTCGACGAGGCCTTGTCATCTATCATGAGCACATAACAGATCTGCTGTCTGGCGGA GGCTTTCTGGAGCAGACCTATCTTTTCTACGGCTACTACAAGGTGGACAAAATCTTCTTCTCGAACGCCACTTATAATTTGCCACTAGCATACCTGCTGGCCACCATAGCGTACCTGTTCCTCAGTCTCATCTGGATCGTTAAAAG GTCGGCCACAGGATTCAAACGTAGCCTGGTTTCGGATGAAGATCGCTTCCAGAGTTTTTGCAACAAGATCTTTGCCGGCTGGGACTTCTGCATCACCAACGAGAATGCTGCGCGGCTGAAGAGAAGCAGTCTGCTCTATGAGCTCAGG ACAGATTTGGAAGAAGAGAGGATCAAGCAGAAAATAGCGGATCGCACACGCAAAGAGAAGTGTCGGATTTACCTCATCCGCCTCATCCTCAACCTCTTTGTCATCGGAGTATTGGCCGGTTGCTTCTACAGCATTTATGTAGCCACCATCTTCTCCCAGGAGGCACAAGCGAAATATGCAAAG GGGAATTTCATTGTGGATCTCATCTATGAGTATCTGCCCTCAATAGTTATCACCTTGGCCAACTTCATCACCCCCCTTCTCTTCTCCGTCATCATCAATTTCGAGGACTACTCCCCGGCCTTCGAGATCCGCTTCACTCTCATGAG GTGTGTCTTCATGCGGTTGACCAGTATTGGGGTgctgctcttctctctctggtctcagaTCACTAAATGTGGGGATGATCCCTGCATCTGTGGCTACAACCATGTGCTTTATTCT TGCTGGGAGACCCGTGTGGGACAAGAGATGTACAAACTCACCATCTTTGActtcattattattgttgcaGTCACCATCTTTGTGGAGTTTCCCAGGAA GCTGATAGTGAACCACTGGGAATGTGGCCTGACTAAGTGGTGGGGCCAGCAGGAGTTTGCCATTCCTCAGAATGTGCTCGAGATCGTCTACGGTCAAACGATATGCTGGATCGGCACGTTCTACTGCCCGATGCTGCCTGCCATCTGCACCATCAAATACTTTTTCATCTTCTACATTAAGAAG GTGTCACTGATAAATAATTGCAGACCAGCCACACGTCCATTTCGGGCTTCTCGCTCCTACTTCTTCTTCCTTGGCGTGCTGCTGATCGGCCTAGCTCTGGCCTGTCTGCCCGTCGCTGTCAGTGTAGCACA AATAAACTGTTCCCAGGCCTGTGGACCATTTGTTAATTATACCACCTCCTGGGAGGTACTGACAACAACGGTCTACGAGTTACCGGATGGAGTTCGGACCCTGCTCCTCACTCTCTCATCAGAGGCCTTTGCCGTCTCCTTCTTTGTTGTTACATG TTTGGCCATGTTTTATGTGATCGCGTTAGCTGGAGCTCACAAGAGAGTTATCAATCAGCTAAGGGAGCAGCTAGTCATG GAGGGTCGAGACAAACGTTTCCTGATCCAGAAGCTGTGCCAGGCCCAGAGAATCCCATCCGTCAAATCTCCAGTGTCCAACTCTCGgcaccgcagcagcagcagcagcagcccaagCTACCACACCAGCTTCTCCAACAATTTCAATGAAGCCCTGTTCCTCGCAAACTCCCCTCCAGACTCTTCCACACATGTATAA
- the tmc5 gene encoding transmembrane channel-like protein 5: MTSYSNGGFFNAAYHDSETLEVDRRYSNKSHHTNPYPRDDPAWRGDRAETHDGYVSQTTGSNEASARVPWRDWQGESWRGRESIPMGLISELPGGPSRQHDLNHSTFQVNPDSQYDQAPSVRLPSSMSGNMTLRWRGITERRMSMFPDTVAFTEDAIRNEMENEEQNLVKDLVAMSTRDRIRAIQDLPMSFEEKKHIRNQVMAFKSSKQSRQFTCFADCSESVSLFFRRCGYSIRSARQTLELWQVIMKEIGGKFGTSVLSYFVFLKWLLMFNIFSFLVNFGFITIPLLIYGPASPTVSFRGLEILTGAGYFTNTVMYYGGYSNETHVGLVEYNMQLAYFFTITVYMVLCGIALIFSMASSFRTNYVLASPASSGAWQLLCSWDFTVTNERAVKQRKNNLCVQLKESLSEKAQRELLTLSEKMKHFGVYLGSWLLSTGLTVGCGASIYYLCQYEQQRATDTASWSLVQEAETLLVPFVVSLMNLVVPLFYSLFYKFENYSSQRRQIYALVVRNVLLRMSILGVLCYYWMNVVAMNFSCWESMIGQALYRLVIFDFFFLMLGSFFGEFLSKVIGTTVLPRLGVPEFDIARNVLELIYAQTLAWVGIYFSPLLPAIQIVKFFILFCLKKVSLTHNCQPPRRTGRAAQMQTTFIALLFFPFFVGALSMVAYTAWSLTPSEQCGPFRGLNNAFSVVSVWIDDLEEFPGSQWVVWIYQNVIRSEVFYFLITLIILVIIYMFWQVSQGRKELIGLLRQQIVNEGKDKSFLLDKLQNLQKSQPTKTPKQKNQKKPKRRSDVQSSGGQSSSNAMFQAFLARQRLEEEEERRSDGGVPVPSDMSTSSALMQAMLARQRADDLVEDVYQMSDKPLSSSGALAQAMQARQRTEGPERDELYSTAGFSENPVNRSNAVMQARQARQRAEEDRMDDTGDPTSSVSNVMMQVMEARQRAEEEDRSHWLPAQPQNPVPPGSSALIQAMLARQQAGNGFDDGY; the protein is encoded by the exons ATGACAAGTTACAGCAACGGTGGATTTTTCAACGCTGCTTACCATGACAGCGAGACTCTGGAAGTTGATAGAAG GTATTCAAACAAATCCCACCATACGAACCCCTATCCCAGGGATGACCCGGCCTGGCGGGGGGACAGGGCAGAGACACATGACGGCTACGTGAGTCAGACGACGGGCAGTAATGAGGCTTCAGCGAGAGTGCCCTGGAGGGACTGGCAGGGGGAGAgctggagggggagagagagcatcCCCATGGGCCTCATTTCAGAGCTCCCCGGGGGCCCTTCACGGCAGCATGACCTCA ATCACAGCACATTTCAAGTCAACCCTGACTCTCAGTACGATCAAGCGCCATCGGTTCGACTTCCTTCTTCAATGTCAG GCAACATGACATTGAGATGGAGGGGAATCACAGAGCGGAGGATGAGCATGTTTCCCGACACTGTGGCGTTCACAGAGGATGCCATCAGGAACGAGATGGAGAATG AGGAACAGAACCTGGTCAAGGACCTTGTTGCCATGTCAACACGAGACCGAATCCGAGCTATTCAGGATCTTCCAATGAGCTTTGAGGAAAAGAAACATATCAG GAACCAAGTAATGGCATTCAAGTCCTCCAAGCAATCTCGCCAGTTCACATGTTTTGCAGATTGCTCTGAGAGTGTGTCACTG TTTTTCCGCAGGTGTGGCTATAGTATACGGTCAGCCAGGCAGACCCTGGAGCTGTGGCAAGTCATCATGAAAGAGATCGGTGGCAAGTTTGGCACCAGCGTCCTCTCCTATTTCGTGTTCCTCAAGTGGCTGCTCATGTTCAACATCTTCTCCTTCCTGGTCAACTTTGGCTTCATCACCATCCCGCTGCTTATTTACGGCCCGGCATCTCCAACCGTGAGCTTCAGAGGACTGGAGATCCTGACAGGAGCT GGTTACTTCACCAATACTGTCATGTACTACGGTGGCTACAGCAATGAAACACATGTGGGTCTGGTGGAGTACAACATGCAGCTGGCCTATTTCTTCACCATTACAGTCTACATGGTGCTGTGTGGTATTGCACTTATTTTCAG CATGGCAAGCTCCTTTAGGACAAACTATGTACTAGCATCACCAGCTTCAAGTGGCGCATGGCAGCTTCTGTGCAGCTGGGATTTTACTGTAACCAATGAGAGAGCAGTGAAACAGCGCAAGAACAACCTCTGTGTCCAACTCAAG GAGTCTTTGTCGGAGAAGGCCCAGAGGGAGCTGCTAACCCTCTCTGAAAAAATGAAGCACTTCGGGGTTTATCTCGGTTCCTGGCTCCTCTCCACTGGCTTAACTGTTGGCTGCGGAGCCAGCATTTACTACCTCTGCCAATATGAACAGCAG CGAGCAACTGATACTGCCAGCTGGTCCCTGGTGCAGGAGGCAGAGACTCTCCTGGTTCCCTTTGTGGTGTCTCTGATGAATCTGGTCGTCCCGCTCTTCTACTCACTCTTCTACAAGTTTGAGAACTACTCCAGCCAGCGGAGACAGATCTACGCTCTGGTGGTCAG AAATGTCCTACTCAGGATGTCCATTCTGGGCGTCTTGTGTTATTACTGGATGAACGTGGTGGCTATGAATTTTTCG TGTTGGGAGTCCATGATAGGACAGGCTTTGTACCGTCTGGTCATTTTTGACTTCTTCTTCCTGATGTTGGGATCTTTCTTTGGAGAGTTTCTCAGCAA AGTAATTGGGACCACAGTACTCCCACGTCTGGGGGTCCCAGAGTTCGACATAGCCCGAAATGTCCTTGAACTCATATATGCACAGACACTTGCCTG GGTTGGGATCtacttctctcctctgctgcctgCCATACAGATTGTcaagtttttcattttgttctgcCTGAAGAAG GTCAGCCTGACCCACAACTGCCAGCCTCCAAGGCGAACAGGCAGGGCAGCTCAGATGCAAACAACCTTCAtcgccctcctcttcttccctttcttcgTGGGAGCCTTGTCCATGGTTGCATACACTGCCTGGAG TCTGACCCCCTCGGAGCAGTGTGGTCCTTTTCGGGGACTCAACAACGCCTTCAGCGTGGTTAGCGTCTGGATAGATGATCTGGAGGAATTCCCCGGTTCTCAGTGGGTGGTCTGGATCTACCAAAATGTCATCAGGAGTGAAGTCTTCTATTTTCTTATCACACTCATCATCCT GGTCATCATATACATGTTCTGGCAAGTCAGTCAGGGCCGCAAGGAGCTGATTGGTCTACTGAGACAGCAGATTGTAAAT GAGGGAAAAGACAAGTCGTTCTTGTTAGACAAGCTCCAGAACCTCCAGAAGTCTCAGCCTACTAAAACACCTAAACAGAAGAATCAAAAAAAG CCCAAACGACGTTCAGATGTCCAATCCTCAGGCGGTCAGTCCAGCTCCAATGCCATGTTTCAGGCTTTCCTTGCCCGCCAGCGTctcgaagaggaggaagaaagacgGAGCGATGGTGGAGTGCCGGTTCCCTCCGACATGTCCACCTCCAGTGCCCTGATGCAGGCCATGTTGGCCCGGCAGAGAGCTGACGACCTGGTTGAAGATGTGTACCAGATGTCTGATAAACCCCTGTCATCCTCCGGTGCCCTCGCACAGGCCATGCAGGCcaggcagaggacagagggTCCAGAGAGGGATGAGCTCTACAGCACGGCAGGTTTTTCTGAAAACCCTGTCAACAGATCCAATGCTGTCATGCAGGCGAGACAAGCCAGacaaagagcagaggaagacaGGATGGATGACACGGGGGACCCAACGTCTTCTGTGTCAAATGTTATGATGCAGGTCATGGAAGCCAGGCAgagagctgaggaagaggacaggAGCCACTGGCTCCCTGCTCAGCCACAAAACCCAGTCCCCCCAGGCTCCAGTGCTCTCATTCAAGCCATGTTGGCCCGGCAGCAGGCCGGGAACGGGTTTGATGACGGTTACTGA
- the LOC128437079 gene encoding germ cell-specific gene 1-like protein, protein MKTSRRCRTLLSVSLNFFALLFSITAFITTYWCVGTQRVPKPKCSKLRTHQCIDYGVNETDPNKVVYSWETGDDRFLFRQFHTGIWFSCEENIHDESERCRSFIDLAPASEKGMLWLSLVSEMLYIILLLVGFSLMCLELVSSSNVIDGLKLNAFAAVFTVLSGLLGMVAHVMYTQVFQVTVSLGPPDWRPYNWVYGWSFCMAWASFTCCMGASVTTLNSYTKTVIEFRHKRKTFEQSIREEHAREAFGYFRDTSVHSISKSVEVYPSQSLKSGRKTPLPADSLDLSDIAASLGEEQC, encoded by the exons ATGAAGACGAGTCGCCGGTGCAGGACCCTGCTGTCAGTCAGCCTCAACTTCTtcgccctcctcttctccatcaccGCCTTCATCACCACCTACTGGTGCGTGGGCACGCAGAGGGTCCCCAAGCCCAAGTGCAGCAAGCTGCGCACGCACCAGTGCATCGACTACGGCGTGAACGAGACGGACCCCAACAAGGTGGTGTACAGCTGGGAGACCGGGGACGACCGCTTCCTCTTCCGCCAGTTCCACACCGGCATCTGGTTCTCCTGCGAGGAGAACATCCACGATgaga GTGAGAGATGCCGCAGTTTCATTGATTTGGCCCCTGCATCAGAGAAAG GGATGCTGTGGCTGTCGCTGGTTTCTGAGATGCTGTACATCATTCTGCTGCTGGTGGGCTTCAGCCTCATGTGTTTAGAGCTGGTCAGCTCCAGCAACGTCATCGATGGACTCAAGCTCAATGCCTTCGCTGCCGTCTTCACTGTCCTCTCAG gTCTTCTCGGTATGGTGGCTCATGTGATGTACACTCAGGTCTTTCAGGTCACCGTCAGCCTCGGTCCACCGGACTGGAGGCCCTACAACTGGGTCTACGGCTGGTCCTTCTG CATGGCCTGGGCGTCCTTCACCTGCTGTATGGGTGCGTCAGTCACCACCCTCAACTCGTACACGAAGACCGTCATAGAGTTCAGGCACAAACGTAAGACCTTTGAGCAAAGCATTCGGGAGGAGCATGCAAGGGAGGCTTTCGGATACTTCCGAGATACCTCTGTGCACTCCATCTCCAAATCCGTGGAGGTTTATCCGAGCCAGAGCCTGAAAAGTGGCAGGAAAACTCCCCTACCTGCTGACTCTCTGGACCTGAGTGACATTGCAGCATCTTTAGGGGAAGAACAGTGCTGA
- the LOC128436558 gene encoding transmembrane channel-like protein 7 isoform X2, whose product MFYTDRSGRVASNPLLDQLPSYQSLLYRRKSSTSTNKRKGSTRTRLSSSGSGKWGGSTVRRQDEKQKAQTEQRPIRELAKTMVEKRRNKTQQLEEARDLSSWRQWKQNTRRNLRKLRDDAKDWLSSLQLWRGDIHMIEGMFGTGILSYFSFLRFLVMLNLIIFLLMFGFVMLPIIIASHSSGNTTYNQNDGSVCSVYPSSARRGLVIYHEHITDLLSGGGFLEQTYLFYGYYKVDKIFFSNATYNLPLAYLLATIAYLFLSLIWIVKRSATGFKRSLVSDEDRFQSFCNKIFAGWDFCITNENAARLKRSSLLYELRTDLEEERIKQKIADRTRKEKCRIYLIRLILNLFVIGVLAGCFYSIYVATIFSQEAQAKYAKGNFIVDLIYEYLPSIVITLANFITPLLFSVIINFEDYSPAFEIRFTLMRCVFMRLTSIGVLLFSLWSQITKCGDDPCICGYNHVLYSCWETRVGQEMYKLTIFDFIIIVAVTIFVEFPRKLIVNHWECGLTKWWGQQEFAIPQNVLEIVYGQTICWIGTFYCPMLPAICTIKYFFIFYIKKVSLINNCRPATRPFRASRSYFFFLGVLLIGLALACLPVAVSVAQINCSQACGPFVNYTTSWEVLTTTVYELPDGVRTLLLTLSSEAFAVSFFVVTCLAMFYVIALAGAHKRVINQLREQLVMEGRDKRFLIQKLCQAQRIPSVKSPVSNSRHRSSSSSSPSYHTSFSNNFNEALFLANSPPDSSTHV is encoded by the exons A TGTTCTACACCGATCGTAGCGGAAGAGTCGCCAGTAACCCACTGCTGGACCAGCTCCCCAGCTACCAGTCCCTGTTGTACCGCAGGAAGTCCTCAACCAGTACGAACAAGCGGAAGGGCAGCACTAGAACTCGGCTCAGCTCCTCTGGTAGCGGCAAATGGGGCGGGAGCACGGTCAGAAGACAGGATGAGAAGCAGAAGGCACAGACGGAGCAGAGACCTATCAGGGAACTGGCCAAGACCATGGTTGAGAAACGTAGAAACAA GacgcagcagctggaggaggctcGAGATCTCAGCAGCTGGAGACAGTGGAAGCAAAACACCCGCAGGAATCTGAGGAAGCTGAGGGATGATGCCAAAGACTGGCTGAGctccctgcagctctggaggggAGACATCCACATGATAGAGG GGATGTTCGGCACTGGGATCTTGTCTTACTTCTCCTTCCTGCGCTTCCTGGTCATGCTCAACTTGATCATCTTTCTGCTCATGTTCGGCTTTGTAATGTTGCCCATTATCATCGCCTCCCATTCGTCAGGGAACACCACCTACAACCAGAATGATG GCAGTGTGTGCAGCGTGTATCCAAGCAGTGCTCGACGAGGCCTTGTCATCTATCATGAGCACATAACAGATCTGCTGTCTGGCGGA GGCTTTCTGGAGCAGACCTATCTTTTCTACGGCTACTACAAGGTGGACAAAATCTTCTTCTCGAACGCCACTTATAATTTGCCACTAGCATACCTGCTGGCCACCATAGCGTACCTGTTCCTCAGTCTCATCTGGATCGTTAAAAG GTCGGCCACAGGATTCAAACGTAGCCTGGTTTCGGATGAAGATCGCTTCCAGAGTTTTTGCAACAAGATCTTTGCCGGCTGGGACTTCTGCATCACCAACGAGAATGCTGCGCGGCTGAAGAGAAGCAGTCTGCTCTATGAGCTCAGG ACAGATTTGGAAGAAGAGAGGATCAAGCAGAAAATAGCGGATCGCACACGCAAAGAGAAGTGTCGGATTTACCTCATCCGCCTCATCCTCAACCTCTTTGTCATCGGAGTATTGGCCGGTTGCTTCTACAGCATTTATGTAGCCACCATCTTCTCCCAGGAGGCACAAGCGAAATATGCAAAG GGGAATTTCATTGTGGATCTCATCTATGAGTATCTGCCCTCAATAGTTATCACCTTGGCCAACTTCATCACCCCCCTTCTCTTCTCCGTCATCATCAATTTCGAGGACTACTCCCCGGCCTTCGAGATCCGCTTCACTCTCATGAG GTGTGTCTTCATGCGGTTGACCAGTATTGGGGTgctgctcttctctctctggtctcagaTCACTAAATGTGGGGATGATCCCTGCATCTGTGGCTACAACCATGTGCTTTATTCT TGCTGGGAGACCCGTGTGGGACAAGAGATGTACAAACTCACCATCTTTGActtcattattattgttgcaGTCACCATCTTTGTGGAGTTTCCCAGGAA GCTGATAGTGAACCACTGGGAATGTGGCCTGACTAAGTGGTGGGGCCAGCAGGAGTTTGCCATTCCTCAGAATGTGCTCGAGATCGTCTACGGTCAAACGATATGCTGGATCGGCACGTTCTACTGCCCGATGCTGCCTGCCATCTGCACCATCAAATACTTTTTCATCTTCTACATTAAGAAG GTGTCACTGATAAATAATTGCAGACCAGCCACACGTCCATTTCGGGCTTCTCGCTCCTACTTCTTCTTCCTTGGCGTGCTGCTGATCGGCCTAGCTCTGGCCTGTCTGCCCGTCGCTGTCAGTGTAGCACA AATAAACTGTTCCCAGGCCTGTGGACCATTTGTTAATTATACCACCTCCTGGGAGGTACTGACAACAACGGTCTACGAGTTACCGGATGGAGTTCGGACCCTGCTCCTCACTCTCTCATCAGAGGCCTTTGCCGTCTCCTTCTTTGTTGTTACATG TTTGGCCATGTTTTATGTGATCGCGTTAGCTGGAGCTCACAAGAGAGTTATCAATCAGCTAAGGGAGCAGCTAGTCATG GAGGGTCGAGACAAACGTTTCCTGATCCAGAAGCTGTGCCAGGCCCAGAGAATCCCATCCGTCAAATCTCCAGTGTCCAACTCTCGgcaccgcagcagcagcagcagcagcccaagCTACCACACCAGCTTCTCCAACAATTTCAATGAAGCCCTGTTCCTCGCAAACTCCCCTCCAGACTCTTCCACACATGTATAA